Proteins encoded in a region of the Hypomesus transpacificus isolate Combined female chromosome 17, fHypTra1, whole genome shotgun sequence genome:
- the hagh gene encoding hydroxyacylglutathione hydrolase, mitochondrial: protein MLFRSLIAGACTLGVIGATTTHIFAPLRVQAALLHTPIIRKSLLVEQSNMKIELLPALTDNYMYLLIDEETREAAIVDPVEPVKVLEAVKKHKVKLTTVLTTHHHWDHAGGNEKMLRLMPGLTVYGGDDRVDALSKKVSHSNTLKLGSLSVKCLFTPCHTTGHICYFVTKNNSTEPPAVFTGDTLFVAGCGKFFEGTAEQMYRALVDVLGRLPPETRVYCGHEYTVNNLKFARHVEPDNEVILKKLAWAKEKFSNGEPTIPSTVADEFSFNPFMRVKEKAVQDHTGQTDPIETMRSLRKEKDGFKVPKE, encoded by the exons ATGTTATTCAGGTCACTGATAGCGGGTGCCTGCACTCTTGGCGTTATTGGAGCGACTACAACGCATATATTTG ctcctTTGCGGGTCCAAGCAGCCCTTCTTCACACCCCCATTATAAGAAAGTCTTTGCTGGTGGAACAGAGCAACATGAAGATAGAATTGCTGCCTGCGCTCACTGACAACTACATGTACCTACTTATTGATGAGGAAACAAGAGAAGCAGCCATTGTTGACCCTGTGGAACCAGTTAAG GTTTTAGAAGCTGTCAAAAAGCACAAAGTGAAGCTCACAACAGTCCTGACCACCCATCACCATTG GGACCATGCAGGTGGCAATGAAAAGATGTTGAGATTGATGCCTGGGCTCACTGTGTATGGAGGAGATGACAGGGTGGACGCCCTTTCCAAGAAAGTCTCACACTCCAACACCTTAAAA CTTGGCTCTCTAAGTGTCAAGTGTTTGTTTACACCATGTCACACTACCGGTCACATTTGCTACTTTGTGACCAAGAACAACAGCACTGAACCTCCAGCTGTCTTCACAG GCGACACTCTATTTGTGGCTGGCTGTGGGAAGTTCTTTGAGGGTACAGCAGAGCAGATGTACAGGGCGTTGGTAGATGTCCTGGGACGGCTGCCCCCTGAAACG CGTGTCTACTGTGGTCATGAGTACACTGTCAACAATCTGAAGTTCGCCCGACACGTGGAGCCGGACAATGAAGTAATTTTGAAAAAGCTTGCATGGGCAAAG GAGAAATTCAGCAATGGAGAACCCACCATCCCTTCCACAGTGGCAGATGAATTTTCATTCAACCCATTTATGCGCGTAAA AGAGAAGGCAGTACAAG
- the fahd1 gene encoding acylpyruvase FAHD1, mitochondrial, with translation MTTRNVSRFWEWGRKIICVGRNYADHAKELKNAVPTEPVLFLKTPSAYLREGSPILIPKYSSNLHHEVELGVVIGKGGTAISQSSAMEHIAGYALCLDMTARDIQDECKSKGLPWTLAKAFNTSCPISEFIPKERIPDPGNIKLWLKVNDQLRQNGCTSQMIFSIPYLISYISEIITLEEGDLILTGTPKGVSSVQENDELEAGIDDVVSMTFKVDRVGY, from the coding sequence ATGACTACACGAAATGTTTCTCGGTTTTGGGAGTGGGGACGGAAAATTATATGTGTTGGTAGAAATTATGCGGACCACGCCAAAGAACTGAAGAATGCAGTTCCAACAGAGCCTGTGCTGTTCCTGAAGACCCCATCAGCATACCTGAGAGAAGGTTCCCCTATTCTGATACCTAAATATTCCAGTAACCTGCACCATGAGGTCGAGTTAGGGGTTGTTATTGGGAAAGGGGGCACGGCAATATCTCAATCCTCCGCTATGGAGCATATCGCCGGTTATGCGTTGTGCTTGGACATGACTGCCCGGGACATTCAGGACGAATGCAAGTCCAAAGGTCTACCCTGGACTCTGGCTAAAGCGTTCAACACCTCCTGTCCCATTAGCGAATTCATCCCAAAAGAGCGGATTCCTGATCCAGGGAATATCAAGTTGTGGCTCAAAGTAAACGACCAGCTTCGTCAGAACGGCTGCACGTCCCAGATGATCTTCTCCATCCCCTATCTCATCAGCTACATAAGTGAGATTATCACCTTGGAGGAGGGGGATCTGATTTTAACAGGAACACCCAAAGGGGTCTCCAGCGTACAGGAGAATGATGAACTTGAGGCtggcattgatgacgttgtcagCATGACTTTTAAGGTTGACCGAGTAGGCTACTAG
- the LOC124479017 gene encoding heparan sulfate glucosamine 3-O-sulfotransferase 6-like, with protein sequence MGCSVCKTRFNFGKALSKVSVCFTMIVIFTYFFYCLTEFCDSAPRPVYDRPFLNRHFNVMDVIDDNLRPSEHLSQLPETQTRWNSTAISTRTALTVAVKQVEGVGRQISDSIPVSNTFGSKKFPQAIIIGVKKGGTRALLEFLRIHPDLRAVGAEPHFFDRFFDKGLEWYRNLMPRTLEGQITMEKTPSYFVTKEAPRRVCAMNCRTKLIVVVRDPVTRAVSDYTQTLSKNPGLPTFQNLALKNASGLIDTSWSAVHIGLYAKHLENWLQHFPLSHFLFVSGERLVSDPAGEMGRVQDFLGLKRVVSDKHFYFNQTKGFPCLKKPEGSNRPRCLGKSKGRPHPQIPLDVLQKLRHFYRPFNLRFYQITGQDFGWDS encoded by the exons ATGGGATGTAGTGTATGTAAAACTAGGTTCAACTTTGGAAAGGCGCTGTCCAAAGTGTCAGTGTGTTTTACCATGATCGTAATTTTTACCTACTTTTTCTACTGTCTAACCGAATTTTGTGACTCGGCGCCAAGACCAGTTTATGACAGACCATTTCTAAACCGGCACTTTAATGTCATGGATGTTATTGATGACAACCTGCGACCATCAGAGCATCTCAGTCAACTCCCCGAAACACAGACTCGATGGAACAGTACAGCCATTTCAACTAGAACCGCTTTAACCGTTGCCGTCAAACAGGTGGAAGGAGTCGGACGGCAAATCTCAGACAGTATCCCCGTGTCCAACACATTTGGCAGTAAAAAGTTCCCTCAAGCCATCATTATCGGTGTGAAAAAAGGTGGAACGCGCGCTCTGCTGGAGTTCCTCCGTATTCACCCGGACTTGAGAGCTGTTGGCGCGGAACCTCACTTTTTTGACAGATTTTTCGATAAAGGACTCGAATGGTACAG AAACCTAATGCCGAGGACTCTGGAGGGCCAGATCACCATGGAGAAGACCCCCAGCTACTTTGTCACCAAGGAAGCTCCACGGCgtgtgtgtgccatgaactGCAGGACCAAGCTCATTGTTGTCGTCAGGGATCCTGTGACCCGGGCTGTGTCTGACTATACCCAGACCCTATCGAAGAACCCAGGCCTGCCCACCTTCCAAAACTTGGCCCTTAAAAACGCTTCAGGCCTCATTGACACATCTTGGAGTGCAGTACACATCGGCCTGTATGCAAAACACCTAGAGAACTGGCTCCAGcacttccccctctcccacttcctgtttgtcagTGGTGAACGGCTGGTGTCAGACCCAGCTGGAGAGATGGGCCGTGTCCAAGATTTCCTGGGTTTGAAAAGGGTGGTGAGCGACAAGCACTTCTATTTCAACCAGACCAAGGGCTTCCCCTGCCTGAAAAAGCCAGAGGGCAGTAATAGGCCACGCTGCCTGGGGAAATCCAAGGGGCGCCCCCACCCCCAGATCCCCCTGGATGTACTGCAAAAGCTCAGGCACTTTTACCGGCCATTCAACCTGCGATTCTACCAGATTACTGGACAGGACTTTGGCTGGGACTCGTGA